The DNA segment GCAGCTACGGCAAAAACGCCGTTTACCCCGAACGGCATCACGGCAATGCGATTCTCAGCCACATGCCCATCGACACCCGCCACAATCTCAATATCACGGTCAACAAACTCGAGCAACGCGGCGTGCTGCATTGCGAGATTCAGCCCGAATACTGGGAACACCCGCTCGTGTGCCTGTGCGCCCATCTCAACCTGCGCGAACCCGACCGCATGAAACAGTATCAGGCGATTTTCGAATACGTTTCCCAGCAGGTTGACCCGCACAGCCCGCTGATTATCGCCGGCGACTTCAACGACTGGCGTTCCAAGTCTGCCGCCGCATTGGGCAAGGCGTTGAATCTCGAAGAAGTGTTTGTGGATGCTAACGGCAAACGCCCCAAAACTTTCCCCTCGCGCATGCCCGTATTGAGCCTCGACCGCATCTACACCCGCAACCTCGAAGTGCTCGATTCGCAAATCCACAAAGAAAAGCAATGGCAGCTGCTCTCCGACCACCTGCCCTTGAGCGTGAAAGTGCTGCCGAGAATCAAACAGCCTTAATCTGTTTGCCGCATAACAACAGGCCGTCTGAAAAATTGTTTTCAGACGGCCTGTTGTCATTTAAAAGCTATAAAACACACAGCGGTTAAATATACTCCACCGCAACAATATCGTATTCGCGCACGCCGCCCGGAGCCTGAACCTCCGCCACATCGCCTTCTTCTTTACCGATCAAGGCGCGGGCAATGGGTGAGCCGACGTATATTTTATTGGCTTTGATATCGGCCTCGTCCTCGCCCACAATCTGATAACGCACCTGCTCTTCGGTATCCAAATCTTCCAAGGTTACGGTTGCACCGAACACCACTTTACCTTCGGCGTGGATTTCGGCGGGATTGATAATGTGTGCCATGGATAATTTATGTTCTACCTCTGCAATGCGGCCTTCGATAAAACCCTGACGCTCTTTGGCCGCTTCGTATTCGGCATTCTCCGACAAATCGCCGTGCGAACGCGCCTCGGCAATCGCTTCGATCACTTGCGGGCGGGCAACGCTTTTGAGCTGTTGTAATTCTTCTTTCAACAATTCTGCACCGCGTACGGTTAACGGAATTTTCTGCATGAAACTTTTCTCCGGTTTGTAACGGCTTGGAGGCCGTCTGAAATAATAGGCAAATAAAAATACAAGCCGCCTGAAACCGGCGGCTTGTTTTAAAAAGTTGTATGGAAACGGATTGTATCAAAAACCCGTTCTCAGGCAAAGCTTTCCGGCGCCTATGCCCCAAATAGTGTTGCGCGGGCGGGTTTATCCTGCCGGGGCTTTTGCAAAAGCCTCGTGAAGCGGCACGATTATTGCGGCTTCAACCACTGCGCGTCATATTCTACGGGAACATCCGAACCGGGCAGCGGCGGCCCTTCGCCCACAAACCACACAGGCTTGTTTACCGCACGTTCCGGCTCGACGGGGTCGGCGGCCAAATCGGCCAGCAGCCGTTTATATTCGGCCGATTGTTGGAGCAAGGCGCGTGCTGCGGTTTTTAAATCGTTGATGTCGTTGGGCGGCAAATAGAATGTGGTGGGAATATTCAATACATTCTTCCTCAACTGGGACTCAGGCAATTCCCTCAGATTGAGGCTCACGAAATACATACCGGTTTGGCTGCGGTTCTTACCTTTACCGATGCTTTTGTTCCATTGGTCTGCAAACTCGCGGAACCGGCGCAGCGATTCTTGCGAATACCTGTCTATCGGGATATCGACAACGGCATTGATCACATCGGTCAAACCCGGAACCGCGGCCGATTGGTCGATACGGCTGCTGATTTGGTTTTGGGCATTCACGTTGATGATCACGATGCGGCGGATATGTTCGTCGTCGAGCTTGCGTTGCAGCATACTGCTCGAGCGTGCATCGGCTACGTCGAGCAGGCCGCGCAGGCCGAGATTGTCGGTAAGCCCGCCGTCCAAAAGATGAATGTAAGGCCGCTTAACGCTGTCGTTGTATTGCAGAAAACTCTGCACAAACTCGCGTTTCGTTTGGGTTTGCAATCCGCCGCCGCGCACGGCGGTTGCTTTCTGCACTTCTTCGGGAACCATATAACCGCATCTGCCGCCGTTGTTGTTCAGGGTAATCGGGCTGAACACCAAAGGCACGGCACTCGAAGCAGCCACCGCCCGCGCAATCCGCAGCTGCGAGAGGTCGAGGCACATCATGTCGAAATATTCCTGCGTAAAATCCAAACGGCTGCCGGCCGCCATATCCGTGGCGGAAATCACGGCAAACGGGCCTTTTCGCTTTCTGTCCAAATCGCCGAAAGTGGCATCGCGGAAAAGCGTATTCTCAAACTGTTCCTGCAGCAAATCCCCCCTGCCGTATTCGGGCGAAGTCAGGCGCGGCACGTTGGCAAGCGAAAACAGCTGCTTGGTAAACTGACGCTGAAAGTTCTGTTTCAAAAAACGCCGCTCGAAAGCAGGTACGGTTTCCGGGCCGTGCATCGAAAAATAAGCCGCCAGCACCGAACCGCCCGACACGCCGTACACCATATCTATATTTTCCAGCAGGCTTTTTTCCCTGCCACCGATATTGACCTGCTGTTTTTTCAATTCTTCCAGCACGCCGTAACCCAAAGCGGCCGCGCGCGTGCCGCCGCCGGAAAAAATCAGCACCACAAACGTATCGTCTTCAGCGCGCCGGCTCAATGCCTTTTCTAAACGGTAACCTTTGTCGGTATCCACCTTATCAATCGTCTGTAACGGTTGAAACTGCACCAGTGCGCAAGAAGACAGCAAACAGGCAATCGATATGGCCGCACATTTTTTCAGGCCGTCTGAAAAACTCCGCATCACATCATTCCTTCAAACCAAATCAAAACAAAAAAGCAGCCGAGGCTGCTTTAACATTTATTCTCCGGATTCGGATTTATCCGCTTTTTCCCCGATTTTCGTTTCTTTGCCGCTCAACAGGTTTCTAATGTTGGTTTTATGCCTGTAAAGCACCAGCAACGCAATCACTGCGGTAGACCATATCCACGAATCGTAAGGCATAAAGAAAAAAGCCACAATCGGGCTGGCTACCGTAGCAACCAATGCCGCCAGCGAAGACACTTTAAATCCGAACGCCATCACCAGCCAAATCAGCGCACACACCAGCGCAGTCGGCCACGACAAAGCCAGCAACACGCCCAAAGCAGTCGCCACCCCTTTGCCGCCTTTAAAGCCGAAAAACAGCGGCCACATATGCCCCACCAAAGCGGCAACCGCCACCAAAGCGATGGTTGCGTTGTCCAATGCCAGCGGCTCCTGAAGGTAGCGCGCCAGCAAAACCGCCAGCAGCCCCTTCAACGCATCGCCCAACAGCGTCAATGCCGCAGCCTTCTTTTTGCCGCTGCGTAAAACATTGGTCGCCCCCGGATTGCCGGAACCGTAAGTACGCGGGTCATCCATGCCGTAAAATTTCGATACCATCACGGCAAACGACAACGAGCCTATCAGATAACCTGCAGTAATCATCAAGAAATTAAACATTGCAAAAACTTTTGTTTTAGAATGGAGCCGTGATTTTAACGTGAAAACGGCGTAACACAAAATGGATAAAATCTTTTTATACGGCATGAAAGCCGAAACCCTTATCGGGCTTTACGATTGGGAGCGCGGCCAAAAACAGACGCTGGTTCTTGATGTGGTTATCGGCGTTCCTGAAAAATCGGCTGCCGACGACAACATCAACGACACCGTTCATTATGCCGACGTGTGCGAAGCGGTGCGCAGCAGTCTTAAAAACCAACAGTTTCTGCTGCTTGAAGCTCTGGCCGAACACGTTGCAGGTTTAATCTTGTCGGATTTCGGCGCACTGTGGGTGCGTGTACGCATCGTTAAACCCGGCATCCTCGCCGATGTAAAAGAAGTCGGCGTAGAAATCGAGCGCAGCAGAGAAATCTAAAAAACTTTTTAAATCCGATCGATTATTTATTATCGCCCCTTTTTAACAGACAGGCCGTCTGAAAATTATTCTCGGCTTCACGCACCATGAATACAGTCCATTACCCGATAAACACCGTTACTCTCGCCTTTACCGGCGCATCAGGCATGCCCTACGGCATCCGCCTGCTTGAATGTTTGCTGCAAAGCGGCAAAACCGTGTGGCTTTTATATTCTCAAGCCGCACAAATTGTAGCCCGCCAAGAAATGAATCTCACCCTGCCGGCTTCTCCCTCTGAATGTCAGGCAGTTTTGTGCGAACGCTATCACGTATCTCCTGCCCAGCTGCGCGTATTCGGCAAAGACGAATGGTTCGCCCCGCCGGCATCCGGCACCAACCCCGCAGATGCCATGATTGTTTGCCCTGCCAGCATGGGCGTGGTAGCCGCCATTGCACACGGCACTTCAGACCACTTGATCGAACGTGCCGCCGATGTGTGCATAAAAGAACGTCGCCCGTTGGTTATCGTGCCGCGCGAAACGCCGCTTTCCACCCTGCATTTGGAAAACCTGCTCAAACTTTCCCGCTTGGGTGCGGTTATCCTGCCGCCCTCCCCCGGTTTCTACCATCACCCCGATACGCTCGACCACATGATCGATTTTGTGGTTGCACGCATTCTTGACCAGCTGCGCATCCCCCACCAACTGATGAAAAAATGGGGAGAGTAAAATTAACAAACAATTTCAACAAGATAAAAATTAAACCTACTTAAAAACCCAAATAAAAGTTGACAATCTCCAATACCCTGATTTACATTGGCCGCCATGAACACATTAAACATTCGCCCCTTTGCTTATTACTATTGGTACCACACAAACGTGCGGTACTCTTTTGCGCTTGTCTGAAACACAGATAAACCAAGCAAACGCGAAACAGCAGCCGCCCGAATATTCAGGCGGCCTTTTTATTGCTTTGCCGCCTGTTACTCCCCATATCACAGGAGCAGATAACAATGAAAACCGCCACGTTGCCAACCCTAGAAAAACCGACCACCGTTTTGCAACCCATACACCTGATTGTAAACGGCAATGTTCACCGTTCAGACCTGTTCGCCTCACCGGCCGTTTCAACCGGCGGTGTTCAAATCAGCGAGGCACTTTTGCCGCAAATCCGTACTGTGGCCACTTTAATCGCAGCCATGCGTCATGATTTTAACCACCGCAGCCCCGACACCTTTACCGAAGAAGCCGATTGGTTTGCCGCT comes from the Neisseria dumasiana genome and includes:
- the greA gene encoding transcription elongation factor GreA, with the protein product MQKIPLTVRGAELLKEELQQLKSVARPQVIEAIAEARSHGDLSENAEYEAAKERQGFIEGRIAEVEHKLSMAHIINPAEIHAEGKVVFGATVTLEDLDTEEQVRYQIVGEDEADIKANKIYVGSPIARALIGKEEGDVAEVQAPGGVREYDIVAVEYI
- a CDS encoding flavin prenyltransferase UbiX; the encoded protein is MNTVHYPINTVTLAFTGASGMPYGIRLLECLLQSGKTVWLLYSQAAQIVARQEMNLTLPASPSECQAVLCERYHVSPAQLRVFGKDEWFAPPASGTNPADAMIVCPASMGVVAAIAHGTSDHLIERAADVCIKERRPLVIVPRETPLSTLHLENLLKLSRLGAVILPPSPGFYHHPDTLDHMIDFVVARILDQLRIPHQLMKKWGE
- the folB gene encoding dihydroneopterin aldolase translates to MDKIFLYGMKAETLIGLYDWERGQKQTLVLDVVIGVPEKSAADDNINDTVHYADVCEAVRSSLKNQQFLLLEALAEHVAGLILSDFGALWVRVRIVKPGILADVKEVGVEIERSREI
- a CDS encoding patatin-like phospholipase family protein, whose product is MRSFSDGLKKCAAISIACLLSSCALVQFQPLQTIDKVDTDKGYRLEKALSRRAEDDTFVVLIFSGGGTRAAALGYGVLEELKKQQVNIGGREKSLLENIDMVYGVSGGSVLAAYFSMHGPETVPAFERRFLKQNFQRQFTKQLFSLANVPRLTSPEYGRGDLLQEQFENTLFRDATFGDLDRKRKGPFAVISATDMAAGSRLDFTQEYFDMMCLDLSQLRIARAVAASSAVPLVFSPITLNNNGGRCGYMVPEEVQKATAVRGGGLQTQTKREFVQSFLQYNDSVKRPYIHLLDGGLTDNLGLRGLLDVADARSSSMLQRKLDDEHIRRIVIINVNAQNQISSRIDQSAAVPGLTDVINAVVDIPIDRYSQESLRRFREFADQWNKSIGKGKNRSQTGMYFVSLNLRELPESQLRKNVLNIPTTFYLPPNDINDLKTAARALLQQSAEYKRLLADLAADPVEPERAVNKPVWFVGEGPPLPGSDVPVEYDAQWLKPQ
- the plsY gene encoding glycerol-3-phosphate 1-O-acyltransferase PlsY, whose protein sequence is MFNFLMITAGYLIGSLSFAVMVSKFYGMDDPRTYGSGNPGATNVLRSGKKKAAALTLLGDALKGLLAVLLARYLQEPLALDNATIALVAVAALVGHMWPLFFGFKGGKGVATALGVLLALSWPTALVCALIWLVMAFGFKVSSLAALVATVASPIVAFFFMPYDSWIWSTAVIALLVLYRHKTNIRNLLSGKETKIGEKADKSESGE
- a CDS encoding endonuclease/exonuclease/phosphatase family protein, coding for MTPVPVTITSYNMHKGMSALNRKVQVSSMAEALQGLNSDILFLQEVQGEHQTRSIKLPDFPHRPHYDILSEHLSFNSSYGKNAVYPERHHGNAILSHMPIDTRHNLNITVNKLEQRGVLHCEIQPEYWEHPLVCLCAHLNLREPDRMKQYQAIFEYVSQQVDPHSPLIIAGDFNDWRSKSAAALGKALNLEEVFVDANGKRPKTFPSRMPVLSLDRIYTRNLEVLDSQIHKEKQWQLLSDHLPLSVKVLPRIKQP